The proteins below are encoded in one region of Streptomyces ficellus:
- a CDS encoding PIN domain-containing protein, which produces MIILDANILKGTSLRGPAADVLRAIRAAGGERVAAPWIAVEEVAAQQALAYQEKHDVAMDAVNKLRRATPWEHVPHPKRWSAEHVRAHWRQRYASIAEVIETSPEGYRQAMFRETNLIAPCKSVNSGKNKTGARDAAIWLTAVEYARTHPEETVYFVSDNTMDFGDGTSFPVPMGKDIDGMEDRFFLFTSLDGIVTKFARELEASAEDVQGLLDTKETRATILEAARAAAKRYRTIHGLRVTLSADAIASTDRLFPEAASPWRPTEVTLDKVLEVSGREVGGHHWFTAWARWVLTENKPRPAFPTDRLAYAWETRILLSTTADKALTVLDFRRPGPISPEDVPRLPEVPHTAGDPKAIAAARRLFENPEFRAALEGMAAVSVRDLTSMRAVIDQMFNHREMASEVTDRLSETLRTLQIEDPGEDI; this is translated from the coding sequence TTGATCATCTTGGACGCGAACATCCTCAAGGGCACCTCTCTCCGGGGTCCTGCCGCTGACGTGCTCCGTGCCATCCGGGCGGCGGGCGGTGAGCGCGTGGCCGCTCCGTGGATCGCCGTGGAGGAGGTCGCCGCACAACAAGCCCTGGCCTACCAGGAGAAGCACGACGTTGCTATGGACGCTGTAAACAAGCTTCGGAGGGCCACGCCCTGGGAGCACGTACCCCACCCGAAGAGGTGGTCTGCCGAGCATGTACGTGCTCACTGGCGGCAGCGGTACGCGTCTATCGCGGAGGTCATCGAGACCTCACCGGAGGGCTATAGGCAGGCCATGTTCCGAGAAACGAACCTGATTGCCCCGTGCAAGAGCGTCAACAGCGGAAAGAACAAGACTGGCGCCCGGGATGCCGCGATCTGGCTGACGGCAGTCGAGTACGCGCGCACCCATCCGGAAGAAACGGTGTACTTCGTCAGCGACAACACGATGGACTTCGGCGATGGCACGTCGTTCCCGGTGCCGATGGGTAAGGATATCGACGGCATGGAAGACCGGTTCTTCCTATTCACCTCGCTCGACGGCATCGTGACGAAGTTTGCGAGAGAGCTAGAGGCCAGCGCCGAGGACGTTCAGGGTCTCCTCGACACCAAGGAGACCCGCGCGACAATCTTGGAAGCAGCCCGCGCCGCGGCCAAGCGCTACCGGACGATCCACGGTCTGCGGGTCACCCTTTCCGCGGACGCTATCGCCAGCACGGACAGACTTTTTCCTGAGGCGGCCTCCCCTTGGCGGCCGACCGAAGTGACGCTGGACAAGGTTCTGGAGGTGAGCGGCCGTGAGGTTGGGGGTCACCACTGGTTCACCGCTTGGGCGCGGTGGGTGCTCACCGAGAACAAGCCCCGTCCGGCCTTCCCTACCGATCGCTTGGCATACGCCTGGGAGACCCGAATCCTGTTGAGCACCACGGCCGACAAGGCCCTTACGGTGCTCGACTTCAGGCGTCCCGGGCCTATCTCGCCAGAGGACGTCCCGAGGTTGCCGGAAGTGCCCCACACGGCGGGCGACCCGAAGGCGATCGCGGCAGCACGAAGGCTCTTTGAGAACCCGGAGTTCCGGGCTGCCCTGGAAGGCATGGCCGCGGTGTCGGTGCGCGACCTCACATCTATGCGGGCGGTGATCGACCAGATGTTCAACCACCGAGAGATGGCCAGTGAGGTGACCGACCGGCTCTCTGAGACCCTGCGCACGTTGCAGATCGAGGACCCTGGCGAGGATATCTAG
- a CDS encoding GNAT family N-acetyltransferase translates to MRIVPAEPSDLPKLLAFREEAAAWLSKLGSDQWRRPYPADRLMATIEAGVVFMVRDGAVTAATITLTPEVEAGLWTEAELAEPSMFVNKLTVARTHAGRDLGGRLLDWAGDRAHRASATWLRLDAWTTNQPLQAYYLRHGFHHVRTVLEGGAVNGGPRVSGWLAQRRTCPADHGFKDETPTPSAVPIPTPLAP, encoded by the coding sequence GTGAGGATCGTGCCCGCTGAGCCCAGCGACCTGCCGAAGTTGCTCGCCTTCCGCGAGGAGGCAGCAGCTTGGTTGAGCAAGCTCGGGAGCGACCAGTGGCGTCGCCCCTATCCGGCGGATCGCCTCATGGCGACCATCGAGGCGGGTGTGGTGTTCATGGTCCGCGACGGAGCCGTCACCGCGGCCACGATCACCCTGACGCCCGAGGTGGAGGCGGGTCTGTGGACCGAGGCAGAACTGGCCGAGCCCTCCATGTTCGTGAACAAGCTGACGGTGGCACGGACACACGCTGGTCGGGACCTAGGTGGCAGGCTTCTCGACTGGGCGGGTGATAGGGCGCATCGAGCCTCAGCTACGTGGCTCCGCCTCGACGCCTGGACGACTAACCAACCCCTTCAGGCCTACTACCTACGCCATGGCTTCCACCACGTCCGAACTGTCCTCGAAGGTGGGGCGGTCAACGGCGGCCCCAGGGTGTCTGGGTGGCTGGCTCAGCGTCGAACATGCCCAGCTGACCATGGCTTTAAGGACGAGACGCCCACACCCTCCGCTGTACCGATTCCGACACCCCTCGCACCGTAA
- a CDS encoding GntR family transcriptional regulator codes for MSKQPKYRQVADALRREIDNGTYPPGSRLPSESELSARFDASRNTVRSGLGLLVSQGLISSSQGLGYEVAKHEVFELNASRFENLTFPQNGDAYSTDVTNAGRRPSQTFRVELQPAPAYQAGRLRVDAGSTTVLRFCHRFVDDVPWSTQATHYPEWLLRQGPRLAEPGDIAEGTTRYLASLGVEQIGYFDEIATRMPTPEEARLLEVGAGVPVLLWTRTGYSKDRPIRCTVTTFRGDLNRMNYEIGDLSARGEDEPQ; via the coding sequence ATGAGCAAGCAACCGAAGTACCGGCAGGTGGCCGATGCGCTCCGCCGCGAGATCGACAACGGCACCTACCCGCCGGGGTCGCGGTTGCCGTCGGAGAGCGAGCTGTCTGCCCGCTTCGACGCCTCACGGAACACGGTCCGATCCGGGCTAGGACTGCTGGTCAGCCAGGGGCTCATCTCGTCCAGCCAGGGGCTCGGGTACGAGGTGGCCAAGCACGAGGTGTTCGAGCTGAACGCCTCCCGGTTCGAGAACCTCACGTTCCCGCAGAACGGCGACGCGTACAGCACCGACGTCACGAACGCGGGACGCCGGCCCAGCCAGACGTTCCGAGTGGAGCTGCAACCCGCTCCGGCGTACCAGGCCGGACGTCTGCGTGTCGACGCGGGCTCCACCACGGTGCTCCGGTTCTGCCATCGCTTCGTGGACGACGTCCCGTGGTCCACGCAGGCGACCCACTACCCGGAGTGGCTCTTGCGACAGGGGCCCCGCCTGGCAGAGCCCGGAGACATCGCAGAGGGCACCACCAGGTACCTGGCCAGTCTCGGAGTCGAACAGATCGGCTACTTCGACGAGATCGCCACCCGCATGCCCACCCCGGAGGAAGCCCGGCTCCTCGAAGTCGGTGCGGGCGTCCCGGTGCTCCTCTGGACGAGGACGGGCTACTCGAAAGATCGGCCGATCCGATGCACGGTGACGACGTTCAGGGGGGACCTGAACCGCATGAACTACGAGATCGGCGACCTGTCCGCCCGAGGCGAGGATGAGCCCCAGTGA